Proteins from a single region of Osmerus eperlanus chromosome 26, fOsmEpe2.1, whole genome shotgun sequence:
- the abhd8b gene encoding protein ABHD8, translating into MLTSFVEGLLCCLTGKSANAVVPIETSEPADGYEFVEAKPGRVLRVRHIVPERPVVEEPGGQGGSVSCKRKITVYRNGQLLIENLGEAGKQDPLQGQNGEPGSTAEVELTDCNSASPSASPPGPESGEAGGAGAGEEPGAGVKPTPDQSDQPQQTRKRRRKPKRTVVIDCERKITSCKGTHADVALFFVHGVGGSLDIWGSQLDFFSQLGYEVVAPDLAGHGSSSAPQIAAAFTFYALAEDMRVIFNRYARKRNILIGHSYGVSFCTFLAHEYPEQVHKVVMINGGGPTALEPSLCSIFNLPTCVLHCLSPCLAWSFLKAGFARQGAKEKQLLKENNAFSVSSFVLRAMMSGQYWPEGDEVYHAELTVPTLLVHGMHDKFVPVEEDQRMAEILLLAFLKIIDDGSHMVMMECPETVNTLLHEFFLWEPDVKPRPRPETAKARPETAKALSDPGRAGSDPSRPQTAIASSASNGQTQRTSESKNKKK; encoded by the exons ATGTTAACCAGCTTCGTGGAGGGCCTCCTATGCTGCCTCACAGGAAAATCGGCCAACGCGGTGGTCCCCATAGAAACGTCGGAACCCGCCGACGGCTATGAGTTTGTGGAGGCGAAGCCGGGCCGCGTCCTGCGAGTCAGACACATCGTCCCGGAGCGGCCGGTGGTGGAGGAGCCCGGCGGCCAGGGCGGCAGCGTGAGCTGCAAACGGAAGATCACGGTGTACCGGAACGGCCAGCTGCTGATCGAGAacctgggggaggcagggaagcaGGACCCGCTGCAGGGCCAGAACGGAGAGCCCGGCAGCACTGCGGAGGTGGAGCTCACGGACTGCAACAGCGCCAGCCCCTCAGCCAGCCCTCCGGGGCCCGAGagcggggaggcagggggagccgGGGCCGGGGAAGAACCAGGGGCAGGGGTCAAACCGACCCCAGACCAGTCCGATCAGCCCCAGCAAACGCGGAAGCGCAGACGGAAGCCCAAGCGCACGGTGGTGATAGATTGCGAGAGGAAGATCACTTCCTGTAAGGGCACGCACGCCGACGTGGCGCTGTTTTTCGTGCACGGCGTCGGCGGCTCTCTGGACATCTGGGGCAGCCAGCTGGACTTTTTTTCGCAGCTCGGCTACGAGGTCGTCGCCCCGGACCTGGCGGGCCACGGGTCGAGCTCGGCGCCGCAGATCGCGGCGGCGTTCACCTTCTACGCTTTGGCCGAGGACATGAGGGTAATCTTCAACAGATACGCGCGGAAGAGGAATATTCTCATTGGACACTCTTATGG GGTGTCCTTCTGCACCTTCCTGGCCCACGAGTACCCCGAGCAGGTCCACAAGGTGGTGATGATCAACGGGGGGGGGCCCACGGCCCTGGAGCCCAGCCTCTGCTCCATCTTCAACCTGCCCACCTGCGTCCTGcactgcctctccccctgcctggcCTGGAGCTTCCTAaa GGCGGGGTTCGCCCGCCAGGGCGCCAAGGAGAAGCAGCTTCTGAAGGAGAACAACGCCTTCAGCGTGTCCTCGTTCGTCCTGCGGGCCATGATGAGCGGCCAGTACTGGCCGGAGGGCGACGAGGTGTATCACGCCGAGCTGACCGTGCCCACGCTGCTGGTGCACGGCATGCACGACAAGTTTGTCCCCGTGGAGGAGGACCAACGCATGGCAGAG atCCTGCTTCTGGCCTTCCTGAAGATCATCGATGACGGCAGCCACATGGTGATGATGGAGTGTCCGGAGACCGTCAACACCCTGCTCCACGAGTTCTTCCTCTGGGAGCCCGATGTGAAGCCCAGGCCCCGGCCGGAGACGGCCAAGGCCCGGCCGGAGACGGCCAAGGCCCTCTCGGACCCGGGCAGGGCGGGCTCGGACCCGTCTCGACCCCAGACTGCCATAGCGTCCTCGGCCAGCAACGGGCAGACCCAGAGGACTTCGGAGAGCAAGAACAAGAAAAAGTAA
- the dda1 gene encoding DET1- and DDB1-associated protein 1: protein MDKADFLKGLPVYNKSNFSRFHADSVCKASNRRPSVYLPTREYPSEQIIVTEKTNILLRYLHQQWDKKNAAKKREQEQGEGGSPAPPRKIARTDSQEMNEDS, encoded by the exons ATGGATAAG GCGGATTTCTTGAAAGGTCTCCCGGTTTACAATAAAAGTAATTTCAGCAGGTTCCATGcggactcagtgtgcaaagCATCT AACAGAAGACCGTCGGTGTATCTCCCCACCCGCGAATACCCCTCAGAGCAGA TTATTGTTACTGAGAAAACAAACATTCTCCTGCGCTACCTTCACCAACAGTGGGACAAAaag AACGCTGCAAAGAAGAGGGaacaggagcagggggaggggggaagtccGGCTCCCCCCAGGAAAATAGCCCGAACAGATAGCCAAGAGATGAACGAGGACTCataa